In Rhizobium sp. CIAT894, the genomic window AGCTTTTCGGCGCCGCCGATCCCACCGGCCAGCAGATCCGCGTCGGCAAGGTCTCATGCCCTGTCATCGGCGTGCTTGCCAAGCGCGGCCAGTCCGGCATGGGCACCGATCAGGACGATGTCGTCATCATGCCGGTCAAGGTGTTTCAGCGGCGCATCAGCGGCAGCAGCAACGTGCCGCAGATCATCATTTCCGCCCGCGACGGCGTCTCCACCGCCAAGGTGCAGGCCGACGTCGAAAATCTTTTGCGCGAGCGCCGCAAGATCATCCCCGGCCGGCAGGACGATTTCAACGTCAACGACATGACGCAGATCGCCGAGGCGATGACCGGCACGACGACGCTGCTCACCGGCCTGCTCGGCGCGGTTGCCGCCATCAGCCTGCTCGTCGGCGGCATCGGCATCATGAACATCATGCTGGTCTCCGTCACCGAAAGGACCCGCGAAATCGGCATCCGCCTGGCGATCGGCGCGCTTGAGAACCAGGTGCTCACCCAGTTCCTGGTCGAAGCGGTGGCGCTCTCGCTCTTCGGCGGCATCACCGGCATCATCCTCGGCCTCAGCCTCGGCTTCGGCGCGGTGACCCTGATGAAGGTCCCCTTCGTCTTAAGCCCCCTGATGGTCGCCGTCGCCTTCCTCTTCTCCGCCGCAATCGGCATGATCTTCGGCTATTTCCCGGCAAGACGGGCGGCACAGCTGAACCCGATCGAGGCGCTGCGGCATGAGTGACGCCTGATCGCGAGGGGTGATCGAGGGCAGGGGGCCGTTTGGCGAGCGCCGTGCTCGGCGAGTTTGGGAGGGACCTCAACCCCGTTTTCCGTCCTCCTTGGCCTTGCCGAGGGCCCAAACCGCATCCACCAGCGGTAGTGGCATGGACCCTCGGCTCAAGGCCGAGGAGGGCGGAGGGTGGGGCGGCGAAATGAGTTCTTTCGCGGCGTAGACGCCTGAGTCCCCGAAACTCACGTCGCTGTTATCTATTTGTCTCTATTTTGATATTTCAATGCCGACTTGTCTTCGGCTTTTCGCCGTGCGACAAGGTGATATATCAGATCGGCAGCGGATTTTCAGCATGCAGACCTCACAGAGCCATCTTGCCTATCTTGCGCTGGAACACCTGATCGTCACACTGGCGGTGAAGCCCGGAGCACTCGTCACCGAAAAGCAGCTGATCGATATGGCCGGCCATGGGCGGACGCCGGTGCGCGAGGCCATTCAGAAGCTCGCCTGGCAGGGGCTGATCTTGGTAAAGCCGCGCGTCGGGCTGCAGATTGCCGAGATCGCGCCGGAGGATCATGGCAATGTCATGCAGGTGCGCCGTGAACTGGAGCCGATCGCGGCAAGCCTCGTTGCCGAGCATGCCACGGACGAGCAGCGCGGGCGCCTCGGCGACTGCGCCCGGGCGATGGACAAATGCGCCGCCACGGGCGATCTCGCCGGCTTCTTTGCCGCCGACAAGGCCTTCGACGAAATCCTCGAAGAGGCCTGCCCGAATGGTTTTATCACCGCGGCGCTCGGCCCGGTGCAGACGCATTCGCGTCGCCTCTGGTACTCCACCGCAAACCCGGAGCGAATGGATCGCGCCATCGCATTGCATGTCGCTGTCATCCAGGCCATCCACCGAGGCAGGCCGGATGGGGCGCGCGCCGCCATGGCGGTGCTGATCGACTATCTCGCCCAGACATAAAAACGGCCCCGTTTCCGGAGCCGTTGTCAGGTCTGATTGTCGGAAAAACCTCAGCCGACGAAAGCGCGCTCGATGACGAATTCGGCGGGTTTACTGTTGGCGCCTTCGTTGAGGCCGGCCTTTTCGAGCAGTTCCTTGGTGTCCTTCAGCATGGCCGAGGAGCCGCAGATCATGCCGCGGTCGATCGCCGGGTCGAGCGGCGGTACGCCGAGATCGGTAAACAGCTTGCCCGACGAGATCAGGTCGGTGATGCGGCCGCGATATTCGAAATCCTCGCGCGTGACGGTCGCATAATGGCGCAGCTTGTCGCCGACCACTTCCTTCAGCAGCTCGTCATTCTGGATCTCGTTGACGAGGTCGAAGCCGTATTGCAGCTCGGCGACATCGCGGGTGGTATGGGTGAGGATGACTTCCTCGAACTTCTCATAGGTCTCGGGATCGCGGATCAGGCTGGCGAAAGGCGCAACGCCCGTTCCCGTCGAGAACATGTAGAGACGACGGCCTGGTGTCAGCGCATCGAGCACCAGCGTGCCGGTCGGCTTTTTGCGCATCAGCACCTGATCGCCCGGCTTGATCGCCTGCAGATGCGAGGTCAGCGGGCCATCCGGCACCTTGATCGAGAAGAATTCGAGCTCTTCAGCCCAGGCGGGGCTGGCGATCGAATAGGCGCGGAACACCGGCTTGCCTTCGACCATCAGGCCGATCATCGCGAATTCGCCGGAACGGAAACGGAAGCCCTGCGGCCGGGTCATCGTGAAGCGGAAGAGCCGGTCGGTGTAATGTGTGACATCAATCACCGTCTCGGCATAGACGCCGGCAGGGATGGACGAGGCGAAGTCTTCGGTCTTTGCAGGCGCGTTCATTTCGGTAGCGGATCCCGTATTCGTCGGATGAGCTGTCGGATTGTGAGCGAGATATTACAAATCCGGCCGGAATTAAAGGCATTCCATTCCACGCGACGGTTCAGAAGGGAAATATGCATGCCATTGTCAGGATTCAATGGGGAGCAGGGGGCAGGCGGGGAATGTCGTATTTCCCGCTGGCGAAGCCCGGCAAAGGATGCATATTAGAGCGGCGCGCCTGACCTGGAGACCGGTTTTCGGCAAAAACGGTGCGACAACAAAGACCTACGGCGTCGGGACCCGATTCAGGATCAGTGTCCGGCGCTATGTGGCGAATAACGATGCTTGCCGGGGCGAGCGCGATAGGGCGGTCGGGGGAATATGAAGATTTTCAACTACAAGCGCGTTCCTTACGCGGAGATGCGCGCCTTCTCAGTCCATATCCTTACGGCCTCCGGCTCCTTCCTTGCCTTTCTCGGTGTCGTTGCCGCCGCCGAGCACCGCTTTATCGACATGTTCTGGTGGCTGGGCCTTGCCCTTCTGGTCGACGGCATAGACGGGCCGATCGCCCGCAAGGTGCGCGTCAAGGAAGTGCTGCCGAACTGGTCGGGCGATACGCTCGACAATATCATCGATTACGTCACCTATGTGCTCTTGCCGGCCTTCGCGCTCTATCAGAGCGGCATGATCGGCGAGCCCTGGTCCTTCGCAGCCGCCGGCATGATCGTCGTTTCCAGCGCCATCTATTATGCCGATATGGGCATGAAGACGGACGAGTATTTTTTCTCCGGCTTCCCGGTCGTCTGGAACATGATCGTCTTCACCCTGTTCGTCATCGATGCCAGCGCCACGACCGCGCTTGCCGTCGTCATCGTCTCGGTGGTGCTGACCTTCCTGCCGATCAATTTTCTGCACCCGGTCCGGGTCAAGAGGCTGCGCCCGCTCAATCTCGGCGTCTTCTTGCTGTGGTCGGCGCTCGGCATTCTTTCGCTGCTGATGCATTTCGACACGCCCGAATGGGCGCTCATTCTCTTTATCGTGACCGGGATCTATCTTTACGTCATCGGCGCGGTGCTGCAATTTTTCCCCGCTCTTGGACGCCAAGCTTAGGATAGGCAGATGACCAAAACGCAGGCGGTTTCATTTTCGAGGACGGGCGGGCCGGAGGTTTTCGACCATGTCGAGGTCGATCTTCCCCCGCCGGCGGCCGGTGAGGTGCAGATCAGGCAGACGGCGGTCGGCCTCAACTTCATCGACGTCTATTTCCGCAACGGCACCTACAAGGCGCCGCATCTGCCCTTCGTCACCGGCAAGGAGGGCGCCGGCACCGTGACGGCCGTCGGCCCCGCTGTCACGGATTTCAAGCTCGGCGATCGTGTCGCCTATGCCAGCGCCGACGGCGCTTACAGCACTGAGCGCAATATCGAGGTCCGGCATCTCGTGCATGTGCCTGACGGCATAGAGCTCGAAACGGCAGCGGCGATGATGCTGAAGGGCATGACGGCGGAATATCTGCTCAATCGCACCTTCAAGGTAGGTCCTGAGACCGTGCTGCTGTTCCATGCTGCCGCCGGCGGCGTCGGGCTGATTGCCGGCCAATGGGCAAAGGCGCTCGGCGCCACCGTCATCGGCACGGCGGGCTCTGAGGAAAAGGTCGAACTGGCGCTCGCCCATGGCTATGACCATGTGATCAATTACAAGACCGATGATTTCGTTCAGCGGGTCCGCGAGATAACGAGCGGCAAGGGCGTCGATGTCGTCTATGATTCGATCGGTCGCGATACTTTTCCACAGTCGCTCGATTGCCTGAAGCCGCGCGGCCTGTTTGCCTCTTTCGGCCAATCCTCAGGGCCGATCGAGAATTTCACCCTCGCGGCGCTGGCCCAGAAGGGGTCGCTGTTTGCGACACGGCCGACGCTCTTCACCTATATCGCCGCGCGCCAGGAACTGATCGACAGCGCCAAAGCGCTATTTGATATTGTGCAAAGCAACAAAGTGCGTATCAATATCAATCAAACCTATCCGTTACGTGAGGTTGGGCAGGCTCACGCGGATCTGGAAACAAGAAAAACAACAGGAACGACGCTGCTGATTCCATGAGATCCGAACGGACCGGTTGGCAGAAGAAATGAGGGGAACGTGTCGCCATTGAATGTGCCGGATTCCGGTGCGTTATTATCCGTCCAGAAGCTGACGAAGTTTTTCGGTGGCTTTGCCGCCTGCAATGAAATCGATCTGGATATTGCGCCGGGCGAAATTCACGCGCTTCTCGGCGAAAACGGTGCAGGCAAATCCACACTGGTGAAAATGCTGTTCGGCGTTCTGGAGCCGACCAACGGACATATCCTCTGGCAGGGCCAGCCGGTTGCGATCACCTCGCCGGGGGAAGCGCGCAAGCACGGCATCGGCATGGTCTTCCAGCATTTTTCGCTGTTCGAGGCGCTGACGGTTGCCGAAAACATCGCATTGTCGCTCGATGACGCAATCCCGATCGACAGGATCGCCGAAGAGGCGAGGGCGCTGTCGCAAGCCTACGGCCTGCCGCTCGATCCGCATGCCCATGTCGCCGATCTCTCGGTCGGCGAGCGCCAGCGCATCGAAATCGTCCGTGCGCTGCTGCAGAACCCGAAGCTGATCATCCTCGACGAGCCGACCTCGGTGCTGACGCCGCAGGAGGCCGACAGGCTGTTCGAAACGCTGTTCAAGCTGCGCGCCGAAGGGCGTTCGGTCCTCTATATCAGTCACCGCCTGGAAGAGGTGCAGCGCATCTGCGATCGCGCCACGGTGCTGCGCCACGGCCGCGTCACCGGCGCCTGCGATCCGAAACAGGAAACGCCGGCCTCACTCGCCCGTATGATGGTTGGCAGCGAGGTGGCGGCCGTCACACATCCCGAGCGCAGCGACAAGGGCGAGGTGCAGCTTGCCGTCGCCAATCTCTCCGTCGCCGCCCGCACTCCTTTCGCCATGCCGCTGCGCGATGTCTCGATGACGGTGCGCTCCGGCGAGATCCTCGCCATCGCCGGCGTTGCCGGCAACGGCCAGAGCGAACTTTTCGATGCTTTGTCCGGCGAATATCCCGTTGCTTCGGCCGAGGCGATCGTCATCCGCAAGAAGCCTGTAGGCACCGAGGGCATCACCGCCCGCCGTCTGCTCGGCGCCGGTTTCGTGCCGGAGGAACGGCACGGCCATGCCGCCGTCTCCGCCATGAAACTGTCCGACAATCTGGTGCTGGCCCGCAGCCAGTCCGACCGCAAGGCCTTTCTCGGCCTGCTCGGCATCATCCGCCAGGGTGCTGTGAAATCCGCGGCGCGGCGCATTTCCGAAGCGATGGATGTCCGCAAGAGCGGCGATGATCCGGCCGCCGGCTCGCTTTCCGGCGGCAATCTGCAAAAATTCATCGTCGGCCGCGAGCTGGACCGCCAGCCGGCGGTGCTCGTCGTCAACCAGCCGACCTGGGGTGTGGATGCCGGGGCTGCAAGCCGCATTCGCCAAGCCCTCGTCGATCTTGCCAGAAACGGTTCGGCCGTCGTCGTCATCAGCCAGGATCTCGACGAGATCTTCGAAGTGGCGACCGATATTGCCGTGATCTCCGAAGGCCGTCTTTCCCGCCCGTTCCCATCAGGCGAACTGACACGGGAGAAGATCGGCCTGCTGATGGGCGGCCTGCATGAGAGCAGCTCTGCCCCGGAGGCGCCTCATGCTCATTAAAGAGGCGCCTCATGCGCATTGAACTCGAAAAACGTCCCGACGTCTCGAAGCTCTACGCTTTCGTCTCGCCGCTCCTGGCCCTCGTCCTGACGCTCGCCTTCGGCGCCATCATGTTTGCCATGCTCGGCAAGGACCCGGTCGAGGCGCTCGATGCATTCTTCGTCGAGCCGCTGCTCGAGGTCTGGTCACTGCACGAACTGGCGATCAAGGCGGCACCCCTGATCCTGATCGCCGTCGGTCTGGCCGTCTGTTATCGTTCGAACAACTGGAATATCGGCGCCGAAGGCCAGTTCACCATCGGCGCCATCACCGGCTCCTATATCCCGATCGTCTTCTACGACTGGCATTCGCCGCTGGTGCTGCCGCTGATGCTGCTTCTCGGGGCGCTCGGCGGTGCGCTGTTCGCCGCCATTCCGGCGCTGCTCAAGGCGCATTTCAACACCAATGAAATCCTGACATCGCTGATGCTGGTCTATATCGCCCAGCTCTTCCTCGACTGGTTGATTCGCGGCGCCTGGCGAGACCCGAAAGGCTTCAACTTTCCGGTCTCGCGCGATTTCGCACCGGAAGCGGTGCTGCCGGCGATCTGGGAAGAGTCGGGCCGCGCCCATTGGGCCTTCATCTTCGCCATTGCCGCGGCGATCGGCGTCTGGTTCATGCTGCGTTACACGCTGAAAGGCTTCGAGATCGTCGTGCTCGGCCAGTCGGAGCGGGCAGGGCGCTTTGCCGGCTTCTCGTCGAAGAAGATGATCTGGTTCAGCTTTCTCTTTTCGGGCGCGCTTGCCGGTCTTGCCGGGATATCGGAGGTCTCCGGCTCGATCGGCCACCTGCAGCCGGCGATCTCGCCGGGCTATGGCTTCACCGCCATCATCGTCGCCTTTCTCGGCCGCCTCAATCCGCTCGGCATCATCGCATCGGGCCTGGTGCTGGCGCTCACCTATCTCGGCGGTGAGGCGGCACAGCTGTCGCTCGGCGTTTCCGACAAGGTCACCCGCGTCTTCCAGGGCCTGCTGCTCTTCTTCGTGCTCTCCTGCGATACGCTGATC contains:
- the pcsA gene encoding phosphatidylcholine synthase; this translates as MKIFNYKRVPYAEMRAFSVHILTASGSFLAFLGVVAAAEHRFIDMFWWLGLALLVDGIDGPIARKVRVKEVLPNWSGDTLDNIIDYVTYVLLPAFALYQSGMIGEPWSFAAAGMIVVSSAIYYADMGMKTDEYFFSGFPVVWNMIVFTLFVIDASATTALAVVIVSVVLTFLPINFLHPVRVKRLRPLNLGVFLLWSALGILSLLMHFDTPEWALILFIVTGIYLYVIGAVLQFFPALGRQA
- a CDS encoding ABC transporter ATP-binding protein; this translates as MSPLNVPDSGALLSVQKLTKFFGGFAACNEIDLDIAPGEIHALLGENGAGKSTLVKMLFGVLEPTNGHILWQGQPVAITSPGEARKHGIGMVFQHFSLFEALTVAENIALSLDDAIPIDRIAEEARALSQAYGLPLDPHAHVADLSVGERQRIEIVRALLQNPKLIILDEPTSVLTPQEADRLFETLFKLRAEGRSVLYISHRLEEVQRICDRATVLRHGRVTGACDPKQETPASLARMMVGSEVAAVTHPERSDKGEVQLAVANLSVAARTPFAMPLRDVSMTVRSGEILAIAGVAGNGQSELFDALSGEYPVASAEAIVIRKKPVGTEGITARRLLGAGFVPEERHGHAAVSAMKLSDNLVLARSQSDRKAFLGLLGIIRQGAVKSAARRISEAMDVRKSGDDPAAGSLSGGNLQKFIVGRELDRQPAVLVVNQPTWGVDAGAASRIRQALVDLARNGSAVVVISQDLDEIFEVATDIAVISEGRLSRPFPSGELTREKIGLLMGGLHESSSAPEAPHAH
- a CDS encoding GntR family transcriptional regulator; protein product: MQTSQSHLAYLALEHLIVTLAVKPGALVTEKQLIDMAGHGRTPVREAIQKLAWQGLILVKPRVGLQIAEIAPEDHGNVMQVRRELEPIAASLVAEHATDEQRGRLGDCARAMDKCAATGDLAGFFAADKAFDEILEEACPNGFITAALGPVQTHSRRLWYSTANPERMDRAIALHVAVIQAIHRGRPDGARAAMAVLIDYLAQT
- a CDS encoding ABC transporter permease, which encodes MRIELEKRPDVSKLYAFVSPLLALVLTLAFGAIMFAMLGKDPVEALDAFFVEPLLEVWSLHELAIKAAPLILIAVGLAVCYRSNNWNIGAEGQFTIGAITGSYIPIVFYDWHSPLVLPLMLLLGALGGALFAAIPALLKAHFNTNEILTSLMLVYIAQLFLDWLIRGAWRDPKGFNFPVSRDFAPEAVLPAIWEESGRAHWAFIFAIAAAIGVWFMLRYTLKGFEIVVLGQSERAGRFAGFSSKKMIWFSFLFSGALAGLAGISEVSGSIGHLQPAISPGYGFTAIIVAFLGRLNPLGIIASGLVLALTYLGGEAAQLSLGVSDKVTRVFQGLLLFFVLSCDTLIYYKIRIVWSRLRGGAA
- a CDS encoding ABC transporter permease, encoding MFFETLKLALRAISRNMLRSFLTVLGVVIGVAAVIALVTIGNGTTAQVSTELSRLGTNMLFVRPGQFGPGRASSEAKRFSIKDVAAIRDQIGGLRAVAPLNQSTATVISGGQNHSTSVSGTTNDYFIAQDWNLALGRTFTPAEERGQSRCIIGETVRSQLFGAADPTGQQIRVGKVSCPVIGVLAKRGQSGMGTDQDDVVIMPVKVFQRRISGSSNVPQIIISARDGVSTAKVQADVENLLRERRKIIPGRQDDFNVNDMTQIAEAMTGTTTLLTGLLGAVAAISLLVGGIGIMNIMLVSVTERTREIGIRLAIGALENQVLTQFLVEAVALSLFGGITGIILGLSLGFGAVTLMKVPFVLSPLMVAVAFLFSAAIGMIFGYFPARRAAQLNPIEALRHE
- a CDS encoding ferredoxin--NADP reductase is translated as MNAPAKTEDFASSIPAGVYAETVIDVTHYTDRLFRFTMTRPQGFRFRSGEFAMIGLMVEGKPVFRAYSIASPAWAEELEFFSIKVPDGPLTSHLQAIKPGDQVLMRKKPTGTLVLDALTPGRRLYMFSTGTGVAPFASLIRDPETYEKFEEVILTHTTRDVAELQYGFDLVNEIQNDELLKEVVGDKLRHYATVTREDFEYRGRITDLISSGKLFTDLGVPPLDPAIDRGMICGSSAMLKDTKELLEKAGLNEGANSKPAEFVIERAFVG
- a CDS encoding quinone oxidoreductase, whose protein sequence is MTKTQAVSFSRTGGPEVFDHVEVDLPPPAAGEVQIRQTAVGLNFIDVYFRNGTYKAPHLPFVTGKEGAGTVTAVGPAVTDFKLGDRVAYASADGAYSTERNIEVRHLVHVPDGIELETAAAMMLKGMTAEYLLNRTFKVGPETVLLFHAAAGGVGLIAGQWAKALGATVIGTAGSEEKVELALAHGYDHVINYKTDDFVQRVREITSGKGVDVVYDSIGRDTFPQSLDCLKPRGLFASFGQSSGPIENFTLAALAQKGSLFATRPTLFTYIAARQELIDSAKALFDIVQSNKVRININQTYPLREVGQAHADLETRKTTGTTLLIP